A single window of Arvicanthis niloticus isolate mArvNil1 chromosome 20, mArvNil1.pat.X, whole genome shotgun sequence DNA harbors:
- the Ubd gene encoding ubiquitin D, translating into MASCTCVVRSEQWPLMTFDITKNDKVKKINEHIRSQTKVSVQDQTLLLDSKILKPHRKLSSYGIDKETTIHLTLKVVKPSDEELPLYLVESRNEGQRHLLHVRRSSPVAQVKEMIEGVTAVTPKKQIVTCNGKRLEDGKVMADYNIKSGNFLFLTAHCIGG; encoded by the exons ATggcttcctgcacctgt GTTGTCCGTTCGGAGCAATGGCCATTAATGACCTTTGATATCACCAAGAATGACAAAGTGAAGAAGATAAATGAACATATTAGGTCCCAAACCAAGGTCTCTGTGCAGGACCAGACCCTTCTGCTAGACTCCAAGATCCTGAAGCCCCATAGAAAATTATCATCTTATGGGATTGACAAGGAAACCACCATCCACCTCACCCTAAAGGTGGTGAAGCCCAGTGATGAAGAGCTGCCCTTGTATCTGGTGGAGTCAAGAAACGAGGGGCAAAGGCACCTCCTCCACGTTCGAAGATCCAGCCCAGTGGCCCAGGTGAAGGAGATGATCGAGGGTGTGACCGCTGTGACTCCCAAGAAGCAGATTGTGACGTGCAACGGAAAGAGGCTGGAAGATGGAAAGGTCATGGCTGACTACAACATCAAGAGTGGCAATTTCCTCTTTCTGACAGCGCACTGCATTGGGGGATGA